Proteins encoded within one genomic window of Ptiloglossa arizonensis isolate GNS036 chromosome 3, iyPtiAriz1_principal, whole genome shotgun sequence:
- the Dlg5 gene encoding MAGUK family member discs large 5 isoform X2 yields MASGASSLDSAGSSERDSGGYGSVGSPVGGPECRSDYEGLQAQCDQAMHQLQLLRHKHSDNIRRCEHTMKELEYYRGQHIPVMNQLEATTQESSALRGKYGDLVNDKQRLDREVQALQKEVSELRCQNQEVLVSDAGNSDTMNQHYLSALRKYEAVKDEYDALRKRYDDLISSHSSAVNKLELSQEEAARLKKQYDDVVQERNSAVRERNGLKQQCTAAIRQWDIALRERNEYREALAKVQQQHEEAVKEINHAMVLRMKASKDMKRLTEERNAALQEYSLIMGERDTVHKEMEKLGDDLTQAYTKITHLENQNKQLMDEKKALSYQIETLRREISSALQDRDEALKQCNELRQKFGDYSEGSNRDYKNRMELHSYNRERDNSNKEAERENNTADYAKRDKERMDNLDQANLELDKLRKSVDKLQAELEEALQEAEVSKRRRDWAFSERDKIVLERESIRTLCDRLRKERDRAVSELASALRDSDDIKKQRNEASKELKDLKEKIESGDHALRTSQFAQGLTHAHDSAIDTDVNDWEILTVHFDLSRLCLDSDRELGLTLVGGRDNPYYPNDTGIYVAQVTSGSAVDGKLRVNDCIMRVNNVDCTSVSTRIIMETLRTCSVGSATLTIRRRRVTRRSLRTTQLPVGSVPHGISLELGVYISKISPGSLAAKDGNLAVGDRVLNINSKAMEGINSSHEAMAILNDTSTDVLTITTLKGIPLPSATSSETMTIDGSFGTEKQKMVNSCSQTEQERLMLKAASDDYERRYIASNFGDRSVYKVSKSVSGEKPSGISNAWDNIRGKIDIVRGRKHSKDREEKKKRHRNSSPNTFEQEQDAIAELDSVIESYHKKANNGVLKRSKQRGTEKVEKNGGTWPKARGGPLIQNGTGTILHPRKTKERLPLSVLLNQPPKYEKSYNYNRISNPIPLTNFSNVNNRHTVYKSVEKPLPNFLKTGQLFSQKSFTPVVQFKDIPIDKKPTTEFENTESRLSSTLTPSETSIDFSVKSGNTGKDVEYFSKKRAQKYTPSNDSQVETLQHNRAQSQLYSGAGSSTSSTSGTRQQLTGNFSFPPYTHSHPHPHQQNSLPSRYPSPPSLPSAQSGESIGLPDARSYCFEPSYSPGPQTGFGHLHTPSVDLHYHKSRAPPIGTTYDVPAYTHGYEGGTFPRKKENQRFRIPSNPSVTSKSSVGKLSTGSIERTSERGSPMPTFHVEVLSPGTGGGSSSGGTVRGSSGNKRSSMPDYCYSQHRPAPGELRRVHIDKSVEPLGIQISCLESGGVFVSTVSEHSLASQVGLQIGDQLLEVCGINMRSATYQLAANVLRQCGNSITMLVQYSPDKYNELEGSASSSSSEAGGAEGGSRSGSPTPCNSPEAPRKTTIEPLESSEPERDASSSLSTTRDTSNTLNIMRETKNTLEPPRTIRERDIRNSASLEVRGTQEREREIRASASLDINIRKPELRSSATLDNMRNSATLDTLRVTANTLTRAQINQAATTLQRQNATVRSPTQEEQNRKSPPPSEPRYLFIETRKCSNLGISLVGGNGVGIFVHSVQPGCLAEEAGLRTGDRILEYNGVDLRQATAEQAALELARPADKVTLIAQYVPERYNEVKDKPGDSFYVKAMFDRVGEVGDSLQLRFNKDDILYVDNTMFNGTPGHWRAWIVDHTGRRQTCGIIPSKFKVEEELLLRRSLGDLETDTTRRGSTSARRSFFRRKKHQRSSSRDSKELSHLTGVNLGWYSDSGTLNEETLPASYQRVERLDYPALRPVLIIGPLSECVVTKLLQEFPGQFTRCLAEAMHCSQSTLEQGLRDALYVDYRKKGSYFECTTVQAVKDICEKNTHCILDVSIASIERLHRHQIYPIVLLIKFKSTKQIKEVKDSRYPSDKVSAKVAKEMYEQALKFEAEYRHYISAVIPAGVNVAYICTQVKSAVDEEQSKALWVPRGPP; encoded by the exons ATGGCTTCTGGCGCGTCTTCCTTGGATAGTGCTGGAAGTAGTG AAAGAGATAGTGGAGGCTATGGCAGTGTTGGAAGTCCTGTTGGTGGTCCTGAATGTCGTAGTGATTATGAAGGTTTGCAAGCTCAATGTGATCAGGCCATGCATCAGCTTCAGCTACTTAGGCATAAACACTCCGATAATATAAGACG GTGTGAACATACTATGAAGGAATTGGAATACTATCGAGGACAACACATACCAGTCATGAATCAATTGGAAGCAACAACACAAGAAAGCTCCGCATTGCGGGGCAAATATGGAGATCTAGTAAATGATAAGCAACGTCTTGACCGAGAGGTTCAAGCATTGCAAAAGGAAGTGTCTGAATTGCGATGTCAGAATCAAGAAGTTCTTGTTTCTGATGCTGGTAATAGTGACACTATGAATCAACATTATTTATCTGCACTTCGAAAATATGAAGCTGTTAAGGACGAGTATGACGCTCTTAGAAAACGGTACGATGATTTAATCTCCTCGCACTCGTCGGCCGTTAATAAG TTGGAACTATCACAAGAAGAAGCTGCTAGATTAAAGAAACAGTATGACGACGTTGTTCAAGAGCGAAATAGTGCAGTTCGTGAACGTAATGGTTTGAAACAACAATGTACTGCTGCAATTAGGCAATGGGACATTGCATTaagggaaagaaacgaatatcgcGAAGCCCTAGCTAAAGTACAGCAGCAACATGAAGAAGCAGTAAAAGAAATCAATCATGCAATGGTGCTACGTATGAAGGCTAGCAAGGATATGAAGCGATtaacagaagaaagaaatgctgCATTACAAGAATACAGTTTGATTATGGGCGAGCGAGACACAGTAcataaggaaatggagaaacttggCGATGATCTCACACAAGCGTACACGAAAATCACTCATTTGGAAAACCAGAATAAACAACTTATGGATGAG aaaaaagcTTTATCCTATCAAATTGAAACTTTACGAAGAGAAATTTCATCTGCTTTGCAAGATCGAGATGAAGCTTTAAAACAATGTAACGAACTACGTCAAAAGTTTGGTGATTATTCCGAAGGTTCCAACAGAGATTATAAAAACCGTATGGAATTACATTCTTATAATCGTGAACGAGATAATTCGAATAAAGAAGCGGAAAGAGAAAATAATACGGCAGATTACGCTAAACGGGACAAAGAACGTATGGATAACTTGGATCAAGCAAACTTGGAGTTAGATAAACTCAGGAAATCTGTAGATAAATTGCAAGCGGAACTCGAGGAAGCCCTTCAAGAAGCAGAAgtgtcgaaacgaagaagagatTGGGCTTTCAGCGAAAGAGATAAAATAGTCTTAGAGAGAGAAAGTATTAGAACTTTATGTGATAGATTAAGAAAAGAACGTGATCGTGCAGTGTCGGAGTTAGCGAGTGCTTTACGCGATTCCGATGATATTAAAAAGCAACGGAACGAAGCGTCGAAAGAGTTAaaggatctcaaggaaaagatAGAATCTGGTGATCATGCGTTAAGAACAAGTCAGTTTGCACAAGGCTTAACGCATGCTCATGATTCCGCGATTGATACCGATGTCAATGATTGGGAAATTCTTACTGTTCATTTCGATCTCAGTCGACTTTGTTTGGATTCAGACCGTGAATTGGGGCTAACGTTGGTTGGAGGTCGTGACAATCCATATTATCCGAATGATACAGGGATTTATGTTGCTCAAGTAACATCGGGTAGTGCCGTTGATGGCAAATTGAGGGTTAATGATTGCATTATGCGAGTAAACAACGTTGATTGTACATCTGTTTCTACGCGTATAATCATGGAAACTTTGCGTACCTGTTCAGTGGGATCAGCTACATTGACGATAAGAAGACGACGTGTAACTAGAAGATCGTTAAGGACGACGCAATTACCTGTTGGTTCAGTTCCTCATGGAATCTCATTGGAACTTGGAGTGTATATTTCGAAGATATCTCCTGGTAGTTTAGCTGCTAAGGATGGTAACCTTGCTGTTGGAGATAGAGTTTTAAAT ATTAATAGCAAAGCAATGGAAGGTATCAATTCCAGTCACGAAGCGATGGCAATTTTAAACGACACGAGTACAGATGTATTAACTATTACGACCTTGAAAGGAATACCGTTGCCTTCAGCGACTAGTTCCGAGACCATGACCATCGATGGTAGTTTTGGtacagaaaaacaaaaaatggtGAACAGTTGTTCACAAACTGAACAAGAAAGATTGATGTTGAAAGCTGCTTCGGACGATTACGAAAGGCGATACATTGCATCGAATTTTGGTGATAGAAGTGTTTATAAAGTTTCAAAGTCAGTTAGTGGTGAAAAACCAAGTGGTATTAGTAATGCTTGGGATAACATACGGGGGAAGATCGATATAGTACGAGGACGTAAACATAGTAAGGatcgagaagaaaagaagaaacggcaTCGTAACTCCAGTCCAAATACTTTCGAGCAGGAGCAAGATGCGATAGCGGAATTAGATTCAGTGATAGAAAGCTATCACAAAAAAGCGAATAATGGAGTACTGAAACGAAGTAAGCAACGTGGAACCGAGAAAGTTGAGAAAAATGGAGGTACGTGGCCGAAAGCCAGAGGTGGGCCTCTGATACAAAATGGTACCGGTACTATTTTACATCCACGTAAGACAAAAGAAAGGCTGCCCTTAAGTGTACTCCTTAATCAACCACCCAAGTATGAAAAAAGTTATAATTATAATCGTATTTCTAATCCTATCCCTTTAACCAATTTTTCCAATGTCAACAATCGGCATACAGTTTATAAGtctgttgaaaaaccattaccaAATTTCCTTAAGACTGGACAATTATTTAGTCAAAAATCCTTTACTCCAGTGGTGCAGTTCAAAGATATCCCGATAGATAAGAAACCGACAACCGAATTCGAGAACACGGAAAGTAGACTCAGTTCTACGTTAACACCGTCCGAAACTAGTATCGACTTTTCCGTGAAGTCGGGTAATACGGGAAAAGATGTAGAATACTTCTCGAAGAAGAGGGCGCAAAAGTATACCCCTAGCAACGACAGCCAAGTAGAGACGTTGCAGCATAATAGAGCGCAATCTCAACTCTATTCTGGGGCCGGATCGTCAACTTCATCAACCAGCGGCACGAGGCAGCAGTTAACtggtaatttttcatttcctccCTATACGCATTCGCATCCGCATCCCCATCAACAAAACTCTTTACCTTCGAGATACCCTTCCCCGCCGTCTTTGCCGTCTGCACAGTCTGGGGAGTCGATAGGACTTCCCGATGCACGATCTTACTGTTTCGAACCTTCGTATAGCCCCGGCCCGCAAACAGGATTCGGGCATTTGCACACACCCTCCGTAGATTTGCATTATCACAAATCTCGCGCTCCACCGATCGGCACTACATACGACGTACCAGCCTACACGCATGGCTACGAAGGTGGAACGTTtccaagaaaaaaggaaaatcaaCGTTTTCGAATACCATCAAATCCTAGTGTGACATCAAAAAGCAGCGTGGGTAAATTGTCCACCGGCAGTATAGAAAGGACTTCAGAAAGAGGCAGCCCGATGCCAACATTCCACGTGGAAGTGCTTAGCCCAGGTACTGGAGGTGGAAGTAGTTCTGGTGGAACTGTCAGAGGAAGCAGCGGCAATAAACGGTCCAGCATGCCAGATTATTGTTACTCTCAACACAGGCCGGCCCCTGGAGAACTTCGCAGAGTTCATATAGATAAATCGGTCGAACCTTTAGGTATTCAAATCTCTTGCTTGGAGAGCGGTGGTGTATTCGTGTCCACCGTTAGTGAACACAGCTTAGCATCTCAAGTTGGTCTTCAAATCGGTGATCAGTTGCTCGAAGTTTGTGGCATCAACATGAGGAGTGCTACTTATCAACTTGCTGCCAATGTGTTGCGTCAGTGCGGTAATTCCATTACGATGCTGGTGCAGTACAGTCCGGACA AATACAACGAATTAGAAGGATCTGCTTCCTCGAGTTCATCAGAAGCTGGTGGTGCTGAGGGAGGTAGTCGTAGTGGATCGCCAACTCCTTGCAATAGTCCCGAAGCTCCTAGAAAAACAACTATCGAGCCATTGGAGAGCTCAGAACCTGAACGTGATGCTTCTAGTAGCTTAAGTACAACACGCGATACTTCTAATACCTTAAACATCATGCGTGAAACTAAGAATACGTTGGAACCCCCTCGTACAATTCGAGAAAGAGATATCAGAAATTCTGCTTCTTTGGAAGTACGAGGCAcgcaagagagagagcgagaaatCAGAGCGTCAGCGTCCTTAGATATCAATATTAGGAAACCGGAACTCCGTAGTTCGGCCACGTTAGATAATATGCGCAATTCTGCAACTCTCGATACGTTGCGTGTTACCGCTAACACTCTCACACGCGCACAGATAAATCAGGCAGCGACCACGTTGCAACGACAAAATGCTACCGTAAGAAGTCCAACGCAAGAAGAACAAAATCGTAAGAGTCCACCACCAAGTGAGCCGAGATATCTATTTATCGAGACCAGAAAATGCTCGAATTTAGGTATTTCCCTCGTGGGTGGTAATGGTGTTGGAATATTTGTACATTCGGTACAACCAGGTTGTCTCGCGGAAGAGGCAGGGCTACGTACCGGTGATCGTATTCTAGAGTATAATGGTGTAGATCTCAGGCAGGCAACCGCGGAACAAGCGGCTTTGGAATTAGCTAGGCCAGCGGATAAAGTGACGTTGATTGCTCAATACGTACCTGAAAGGTATAATGAAGTGAAAGATAAACCAGGAGACAGTTTTTATGTGAAAGCAATGTTCGATCGAGTGGGCGAAGTAGGAGACAGCTTACAGCTTAGGTTTAATAAGGATGATATTTTATACGTCGACAATACAATGTTCAATGGTACTCCAGGTCATTGGAGGGCTTGGATAGTTGATCATACTGGAAGAAGACAAACGTGTGGAATAATTCCGAGCAAGTTCAA GGTTGAAGAAGAATTGCTTTTACGACGTTCGTTGGGCGATTTGGAAACGGATACAACTAGACGAGGTAGTACTAGTGCAAGAAGAAGTTTCTTCCGCCGAAAGAAACATCAACGTTCTTCTAGTAGGGACAGTAAAGAGTTATCGCACCTAACGGGAGTAAATTTGGGTTGGTACAGTGATAGTGGAACACTGAACGAGGAAACTCTACCAGCCAGCTATCAACGTGTCGAAAGATTAGATT atCCAGCTTTAAGACCGGTGTTGATTATCGGACCGCTAAGTGAATGTGTAGTGACGAAACTCTTACAAGAATTTCCAGGACAGTTCACTAGGTGTCTCGCAGAAGCTATGCATTGTTCTCAATCGACGCTCGAACAAGGTTTGCGTGACGCGCTTTACGTAGACTACAGAAAAAAAGGAAGCTATTTCGAGTGTACTACGGTACAAGCTGTCAAGGACATCTGTGAGAAG AATACTCATTGTATTTTGGATGTATCGAttgcatcgatcgaacgactcCACCGGCACCAGATCTATCCTATAGTGTTATTGATCAAATTTAAGAGTACCAAACAAATCAAGGAAGTAAAAGATTCCAGGTATCCAAGCGATAAAGTCAGTGCTAAGGTTGCAAAGGAAATGTATGAACAAGCACTAAAATTCGAAGCCGAGTATAGGCATTATATTTCTG CTGTAATTCCAGCAGGAGTAAATGTAGCGTATATATGTACGCAAGTCAAATCCGCAGTAGATGAAGAGCAAAGCAAAGCGCTGTGGGTTCCTAGAGGACCTCCCTGA